In Myotis daubentonii chromosome 10, mMyoDau2.1, whole genome shotgun sequence, one genomic interval encodes:
- the CEP41 gene encoding centrosomal protein of 41 kDa isoform X3 — MSVRRHIGNPEYLTKRIPQNPKYQHVKSRLDTGAWVYLTSSPALPDCTMNGLCF, encoded by the exons ATGTCTGTCCGGAGGCACATTGGGAATCCTGAG tatctgACCAAAAGGATACCACAAAACCCAAAGTATCAGCATGTCAAGTCAAGACTGGACACTG GTGCCTGGGTGTATCTTACCAGCTCCCCAGCATTGCCAGACTGTACCATGAATGGATTATGCTTCTGA